A part of Acidaminococcales bacterium genomic DNA contains:
- a CDS encoding Stp1/IreP family PP2C-type Ser/Thr phosphatase, producing the protein MKVFGRTDRGLVRENNEDSILAEPNLCIVADGMGGHLAGEIASRDAITCANEFIGAHEGHDRLFVIAEAVRYANKYIFNKAQREALCQGMGTTLTLASVAGDKLFYAHVGDSRLYLFRNAKLERITADHSFVAQLLASGQITPEEAAVHPSKNVITKAVGAAPDIAPDTGCVDLLAKDVFLVCSDGLTNMLTDEAIAEIIGKSPGDPEEAAVRLIDAANAAGGFDNISVICMQY; encoded by the coding sequence ATGAAGGTATTCGGCAGGACGGATCGCGGCCTTGTGCGTGAAAACAATGAAGACAGCATATTGGCCGAACCGAATTTGTGCATAGTGGCGGACGGGATGGGCGGGCATTTGGCCGGCGAGATAGCGAGCCGGGACGCCATAACGTGCGCGAACGAATTTATCGGCGCCCATGAAGGGCACGACCGTTTGTTTGTTATTGCCGAAGCGGTCAGGTACGCCAACAAATACATTTTCAACAAAGCGCAAAGAGAGGCCCTCTGCCAGGGGATGGGCACTACCCTTACCCTGGCCAGCGTCGCGGGGGACAAACTTTTTTACGCCCATGTCGGCGACAGCCGGTTGTATTTGTTCCGGAACGCGAAATTGGAACGCATAACCGCTGATCACTCATTCGTCGCGCAGCTTTTGGCATCCGGGCAAATAACGCCTGAGGAGGCCGCCGTGCATCCCAGCAAGAACGTTATTACCAAAGCGGTCGGCGCCGCGCCCGATATTGCGCCTGATACTGGCTGCGTCGACCTTTTGGCGAAAGACGTTTTCCTTGTTTGTTCCGACGGCCTGACCAATATGCTGACGGACGAGGCGATTGCCGAAATTATCGGCAAAAGCCCGGGCGATCCGGAAGAGGCGGCCGTCCGCCTGATTGACGCCGCCAACGCGGCGGGCGGATTCGACAACATAAGCGTTATATGTATGCAATACTGA